In the Ruminococcus sp. OA3 genome, one interval contains:
- a CDS encoding terminase small subunit, producing the protein MTEKQKIFADEYLIDLNATRAYRIAYPRIKNDETAAVNGSKLLRNTKVAAYIAERMQDRQKRTEVTQDMVVQELAAIAFARATDYVTVRANGPAAMVCIKSTDELSDDQVRAIAGIKEGANGIEIKLNDKEKALELLGRHLGMWNDKLDIKGMEGVVIVNDIPKSDDTG; encoded by the coding sequence ATGACAGAAAAACAAAAAATATTTGCCGATGAGTATCTGATCGACTTGAATGCCACGCGGGCTTACCGGATCGCTTATCCACGGATCAAGAATGATGAAACGGCGGCAGTAAATGGTAGCAAACTACTAAGAAATACTAAGGTTGCAGCTTATATCGCAGAACGGATGCAGGACCGCCAGAAGCGTACTGAGGTCACTCAGGATATGGTTGTGCAGGAGCTGGCCGCCATTGCATTTGCGCGAGCTACAGACTATGTAACTGTGCGAGCCAACGGCCCCGCGGCAATGGTTTGTATTAAATCAACAGATGAGCTGTCTGACGATCAGGTCCGGGCAATTGCCGGGATCAAAGAGGGAGCCAACGGCATTGAAATAAAGCTGAATGACAAGGAGAAAGCACTGGAACTTCTCGGACGCCATTTAGGTATGTGGAATGATAAGCTTGATATAAAAGGTATGGAAGGTGTGGTGATTGTCAATGACATCCCAAAATCAGACGACACAGGTTAG
- a CDS encoding PBSX family phage terminase large subunit: MTSQNQTTQVRLTDLIAPAFYDLHWDVAEHRHTHYKLAGGRGSTKSSFVSLEMILGMMQDSNANAIAMRKVGRFLEESVFEQLRWAIDALGVSDKWKVRLSPLGLTYIPFGNKIIFRGADDPQKIKSVKLKNGYFKYIWFEERSEFDGLEEERTILQSLMRGGDDYFVFYSWNPPKSMNSWVNQDVLEARSDTVVSHTDYRTVPREWLGEQFFIEAEHLKETKPKAYEHEYLGIATGTGGAVFENVTVRAISDEELERFDRIRNGLDFGYGADPLAYIKMHYDKTRKRLFLFGEIYMVKLGNTKAAREIRRLNPLNTLITADSEEPRAIAALNELGLRIVGAKKGPGSVDYGMEFLADELEEIIIDPKRCPNATREFTSYELEMDKDGNFKGSYPDKNNHTIDAVRYGMEDEMTNRRAKIKNKAKRGFY, translated from the coding sequence ATGACATCCCAAAATCAGACGACACAGGTTAGGCTGACAGATCTGATTGCCCCAGCATTTTATGACCTGCACTGGGATGTTGCCGAACACCGACACACACACTACAAACTGGCGGGTGGGCGTGGATCCACAAAGTCATCCTTTGTGAGTCTCGAGATGATTCTTGGTATGATGCAGGATTCGAACGCAAATGCCATTGCTATGCGAAAAGTTGGGCGTTTCCTGGAGGAGTCTGTATTTGAGCAGCTCCGCTGGGCGATCGACGCACTTGGAGTATCGGATAAATGGAAAGTAAGGCTCTCCCCATTAGGACTAACATACATACCTTTCGGTAATAAAATCATATTCAGGGGTGCCGATGACCCACAAAAAATTAAATCAGTCAAGCTGAAGAATGGATATTTCAAGTATATCTGGTTTGAGGAACGTTCGGAGTTTGATGGATTGGAGGAGGAGCGTACAATCTTACAGTCCCTCATGCGAGGTGGAGATGACTACTTCGTTTTCTATTCTTGGAATCCACCCAAAAGCATGAACAGCTGGGTCAACCAGGATGTACTGGAGGCGCGGTCCGATACAGTAGTCAGTCATACCGATTACCGGACTGTCCCGCGGGAATGGCTGGGGGAGCAATTCTTCATCGAGGCGGAACACTTGAAAGAGACCAAGCCCAAGGCATACGAGCATGAGTACCTGGGAATTGCGACTGGAACCGGCGGTGCGGTATTTGAGAACGTCACAGTCCGGGCGATCTCCGATGAAGAGCTTGAACGGTTTGACAGGATCCGAAACGGCCTGGACTTTGGATATGGCGCGGATCCACTGGCATATATCAAGATGCATTACGATAAGACTCGTAAGCGTCTTTTTTTGTTTGGAGAAATCTATATGGTAAAGCTGGGAAACACAAAAGCAGCCAGGGAGATCCGCAGATTGAATCCATTAAATACACTGATCACTGCGGATTCTGAGGAGCCCAGGGCGATTGCTGCCTTGAATGAATTAGGCCTGCGGATAGTTGGCGCCAAGAAAGGCCCCGGGTCCGTGGATTACGGAATGGAATTTCTGGCAGACGAATTGGAAGAGATTATCATCGATCCGAAACGATGCCCCAATGCGACAAGAGAGTTTACCAGTTATGAACTGGAAATGGACAAGGATGGGAACTTTAAAGGCAGCTATCCGGATAAGAACAATCATACCATCGATGCTGTGCGCTATGGCATGGAGGATGAAATGACCAATCGGAGAGCAAAGATTAAAAACAAAGCAAAACGAGGATTTTACTAA
- a CDS encoding phage portal protein, translating into MRLFTMPASEWDEQNIDKQSIRHLILKHRADVDRMKKLIRYYKGEHKILEETKRENKLVCNHAKDIADTASSYFIGNPVTYKSKSDIAVLTDALEDAGADEVDGDNGLDLSIYGRAYEYIYTKQGETELTIKNLKPENTFLVYDDTIEQNELFGVYYYAKVDSRDKTNTVYVATVLTENYKYVMNIQDIEGPQVFYEEPEGHFKGEVPIVEYLNNKLAIGDYELQIPLIDAYNALMSDRVTDKEQFIDAILALYGALLSDEDAEEQGDGRGTREAMKQLSRERLLELPADARAEYLTRTFDESGIEILKKAIEQDIHKFSHVPCMTDESFGGNVSGVAMEFKLLGLENITKIKTRYYKKGLRKRLRIFSNFLSTRSGISIDLAAIKPTFTRALPKNLLEISQIVANLWGKVGKKTLLSQIPFVEDPDEELKILEREAKEAIEQQQQMFGNQINEPPPGDEKENPEEKRDPKKKDEVDE; encoded by the coding sequence ATGCGCCTATTTACCATGCCTGCCAGCGAGTGGGATGAACAAAACATTGATAAGCAATCCATCCGGCACCTGATACTAAAGCACCGGGCAGATGTGGATCGAATGAAGAAACTGATTCGATATTACAAGGGAGAGCACAAAATTCTGGAAGAGACGAAGCGCGAGAATAAGCTTGTCTGCAATCATGCAAAAGATATCGCAGATACTGCCAGTTCTTATTTTATCGGAAACCCGGTCACTTATAAGAGTAAATCAGATATCGCTGTTTTGACGGATGCATTGGAAGACGCTGGCGCCGATGAAGTGGACGGAGATAACGGCTTGGACTTATCCATTTATGGCCGGGCCTACGAATATATTTACACCAAGCAGGGTGAGACAGAGCTGACAATCAAGAACCTTAAACCGGAAAATACGTTTCTCGTATACGATGACACCATTGAGCAGAATGAACTTTTTGGCGTCTACTATTATGCAAAGGTGGATTCCAGGGATAAGACCAATACGGTATATGTGGCAACCGTCTTGACTGAAAACTATAAATACGTCATGAATATTCAGGATATCGAGGGTCCGCAAGTCTTTTATGAAGAGCCGGAGGGGCACTTTAAAGGTGAAGTTCCGATTGTGGAATATCTGAATAATAAGCTTGCTATCGGGGATTATGAGTTGCAGATACCTCTGATCGACGCTTATAATGCACTGATGAGTGACAGAGTGACAGACAAGGAGCAGTTTATCGATGCTATTCTTGCCTTGTACGGGGCCCTGCTAAGCGATGAGGACGCCGAAGAGCAAGGGGATGGCAGAGGAACACGCGAAGCGATGAAGCAGCTGAGCAGAGAAAGACTGCTGGAGTTACCGGCGGACGCACGGGCAGAATACCTTACACGGACGTTTGATGAGTCCGGCATTGAAATCTTAAAGAAAGCCATTGAACAGGATATTCACAAATTTTCCCATGTTCCATGTATGACGGATGAATCTTTCGGAGGAAATGTTTCCGGCGTTGCGATGGAGTTTAAGTTACTGGGACTTGAGAATATCACGAAGATCAAGACCCGATATTACAAGAAAGGGCTGCGGAAACGGCTGCGGATATTCTCCAACTTCTTAAGCACCAGATCCGGTATCAGTATTGATCTGGCAGCGATCAAGCCGACCTTCACGCGGGCACTGCCGAAGAATCTGCTGGAGATCAGCCAGATTGTGGCAAATCTGTGGGGAAAGGTAGGAAAGAAGACACTGTTGTCGCAGATCCCGTTTGTGGAAGACCCAGATGAGGAACTGAAAATCCTGGAGAGAGAAGCGAAGGAAGCAATCGAGCAACAGCAGCAAATGTTTGGAAATCAGATCAACGAGCCGCCGCCAGGCGATGAAAAGGAAAATCCGGAAGAAAAAAGGGATCCCAAGAAAAAGGATGAGGTAGATGAGTAA
- a CDS encoding minor capsid protein, with protein MSKLTYWERRQVQDQYQHFQKAEDVADQIAKLYLKASRYLALQSDEIFDRYQAKHGLSQAEALRLINTMQDKTSLDELLQKLNSSESSQEKKELIMQLEAPAYQARLERLRQTQNQLDFLMQNIYQQEKDFSTSFYTNLASESYYRSIFNIQQRAGLAFGFNHVSADTIDQVVGSRWSGKNYSERIWGNTKSLAQDLKEELLINLVTGRTNREASEIIANKFAGGASKARRLIWTESAYVSGELNFKAYQECGIKKYRYLATLDLRTSTICRALDGKVFLISERKVGINYPPMHPWCRSTTISDVDADLLKKWERSAIDPATGKDMKVPADMTYEQWYEKYVKGNPVAEAEQKKIQNRSADKAQHQKYREILGDEIPKSFVKFQELKYNKAKEWEELKAVKQKTLNEKDFSEMGNLIGKLGNKEVRQWYKTHDGKIPDLIDRSLPLKTQAIQAAEMRNQYRTQARELMKDQRERAGLDKGHPNPTFEELVEHKMKKYGLTKEEAYQDIIRSSATTNKKYDKIAGIDGGEE; from the coding sequence ATGAGTAAGCTGACCTATTGGGAACGCCGCCAGGTACAGGATCAATATCAGCATTTCCAGAAAGCAGAGGACGTCGCGGATCAGATCGCAAAGCTGTATCTGAAAGCATCCCGGTATTTAGCACTGCAGTCTGATGAGATCTTTGATCGCTATCAGGCAAAGCACGGACTGTCCCAGGCTGAAGCGCTGCGGTTGATCAATACGATGCAGGATAAGACTTCGCTGGACGAGCTGCTGCAGAAATTAAATAGCAGTGAATCCAGTCAGGAAAAAAAGGAACTGATCATGCAGCTGGAAGCTCCTGCCTATCAGGCAAGGCTGGAACGGCTGCGGCAGACACAGAACCAGCTGGATTTTCTGATGCAGAATATCTACCAGCAGGAAAAGGATTTCAGTACCAGCTTTTACACGAACCTTGCCAGTGAATCTTATTACCGGAGTATCTTCAATATTCAGCAGCGCGCGGGTCTGGCGTTTGGCTTTAACCATGTGTCTGCAGATACGATAGATCAGGTGGTAGGGAGCCGCTGGTCGGGAAAAAACTACTCGGAGCGTATTTGGGGAAATACAAAGTCTCTTGCGCAGGACCTGAAAGAAGAGCTGCTGATCAATCTGGTCACCGGCCGGACGAACCGGGAAGCATCGGAGATCATTGCCAATAAATTCGCAGGAGGTGCCAGTAAGGCCCGAAGACTGATATGGACGGAAAGTGCATATGTATCCGGGGAACTGAATTTCAAGGCATATCAGGAATGCGGCATTAAAAAATACCGATATCTGGCTACGCTGGATCTTCGGACTTCGACGATCTGCCGGGCATTGGACGGAAAAGTGTTTCTGATCAGTGAAAGGAAAGTCGGTATCAATTACCCGCCGATGCATCCCTGGTGCAGATCAACCACTATTTCAGACGTGGATGCAGATCTTCTGAAAAAATGGGAACGCTCTGCAATAGATCCGGCGACGGGTAAGGATATGAAAGTTCCGGCTGACATGACGTACGAACAGTGGTATGAAAAATACGTCAAGGGGAACCCAGTGGCGGAGGCAGAGCAGAAGAAGATTCAGAACCGGTCAGCAGATAAAGCACAGCATCAGAAATACCGGGAGATTCTAGGGGATGAGATACCGAAATCTTTTGTAAAGTTCCAGGAATTAAAGTATAATAAAGCTAAGGAATGGGAAGAGCTGAAAGCTGTAAAACAGAAAACTTTGAATGAGAAAGATTTTTCAGAAATGGGAAATCTGATCGGTAAACTGGGAAATAAAGAAGTTCGCCAGTGGTATAAAACCCATGATGGGAAGATTCCTGATTTGATTGACAGATCGTTACCGTTAAAGACTCAGGCGATACAGGCTGCGGAAATGAGGAATCAGTATCGAACGCAGGCAAGGGAGCTTATGAAGGATCAGAGGGAAAGAGCAGGACTGGATAAAGGGCATCCGAATCCTACCTTTGAGGAATTAGTCGAACACAAGATGAAAAAATATGGACTGACAAAAGAGGAGGCATATCAAGATATTATCCGAAGCAGTGCAACAACAAACAAAAAGTATGACAAGATTGCAGGCATAGACGGAGGGGAGGAATGA
- a CDS encoding DUF4355 domain-containing protein: MRKKYLNGNCKIPMNLQVFAEDGDGAGADDGNGGGSGDDGGDGDDGAGDNNPPSFDDFLKDTSHQAEFDRRVQKAIDTAVNNAQQKWQALTDDKLSEAEKLAKMTKEEKANYLHQKKERELAARESEIMKKELMAEAKNTLATKKIPSELAEVLNYTDADSCSKSIAVVEKAFQKAVEDAVQDRLKGGTPPKKAPEGDEKALETQVENIMMGRQ; this comes from the coding sequence ATGAGAAAAAAATATTTGAATGGTAACTGTAAAATCCCAATGAACCTGCAGGTATTTGCAGAAGATGGAGACGGTGCTGGGGCAGATGACGGCAATGGCGGCGGATCCGGAGACGATGGAGGAGATGGGGATGATGGCGCGGGAGACAACAACCCTCCATCATTCGATGATTTTTTGAAGGATACCAGTCATCAGGCAGAGTTTGACCGCCGGGTACAAAAAGCAATCGATACAGCAGTCAACAATGCACAGCAGAAATGGCAGGCACTCACGGATGATAAGCTGTCTGAAGCGGAAAAGCTGGCAAAGATGACGAAAGAGGAAAAAGCCAATTATCTCCATCAGAAAAAGGAGCGGGAACTTGCCGCCAGAGAGTCAGAGATTATGAAAAAGGAATTGATGGCGGAGGCAAAGAACACGCTTGCAACAAAGAAAATCCCAAGTGAACTTGCAGAAGTGTTAAATTACACCGATGCGGATTCCTGCAGCAAGTCTATTGCGGTTGTTGAAAAAGCATTTCAGAAAGCCGTGGAGGATGCAGTACAGGACAGGCTGAAAGGCGGCACTCCGCCAAAGAAAGCGCCGGAAGGTGATGAGAAAGCGCTTGAGACGCAAGTCGAAAATATCATGATGGGAAGACAGTAA
- a CDS encoding Rho termination factor N-terminal domain-containing protein yields MRLIKGNVERVVSTEGAAAKLLSDGFRLLQAETVEEVEQSKDLADFKVDELKALAKEKGIAGCESLTKKELLEVLKE; encoded by the coding sequence ATGAGACTGATCAAAGGAAATGTGGAGCGCGTAGTTTCTACAGAGGGCGCGGCTGCAAAGCTGCTCAGTGATGGTTTTCGTTTATTGCAGGCCGAGACGGTAGAAGAAGTGGAGCAGTCGAAAGATTTAGCGGATTTTAAAGTTGATGAGCTGAAGGCACTGGCAAAAGAAAAGGGAATTGCAGGATGTGAATCTCTGACCAAAAAAGAACTTTTGGAAGTGTTAAAAGAGTAG
- a CDS encoding phage head-tail connector protein, translated as MSREKDIEKLQLLTGERDDELLSLLLDDAEEYVLAYTNRTQLVAGLEKTVRDLAVIALNRMGTEGESGRSEAGESYSFDSAPKHIYDTLNRYRLVRCGGHAHEKKQD; from the coding sequence ATGAGTAGGGAGAAAGATATTGAAAAACTGCAGCTGCTGACAGGGGAGAGAGACGATGAATTGCTCTCTCTTTTACTGGACGACGCAGAGGAATATGTTCTTGCTTATACAAACCGGACGCAGCTTGTTGCAGGGCTTGAAAAAACTGTCCGTGATCTGGCGGTGATCGCCTTGAACCGGATGGGAACGGAAGGAGAATCTGGACGTTCAGAAGCCGGGGAGAGCTACAGCTTTGACAGTGCCCCGAAGCATATTTATGACACGTTGAACAGGTATCGGTTAGTGAGGTGTGGCGGCCATGCGCATGAAAAGAAGCAGGATTAA
- a CDS encoding HK97-gp10 family putative phage morphogenesis protein — protein sequence MIIGQKELEARLDKLSKADLRKGVGQSIAKVRSAAKEACKSNTGELRNSIFVSVETREESVVGTCYTNKAYAPYVEFGTGPVGQDNHIGISPDVAVTYSQKGWMIPGNAMDRDYAESKGLGVVEGKDGEVIGYLTNGSPARPFMYPALKNNEDEIVNIIADAVRRQL from the coding sequence ATGATCATCGGTCAGAAGGAGCTGGAAGCAAGACTGGACAAGTTGTCAAAAGCCGATCTGCGAAAGGGTGTTGGACAGTCGATCGCAAAAGTAAGAAGCGCGGCTAAAGAAGCGTGTAAAAGCAATACCGGAGAGTTAAGAAACAGCATTTTTGTATCCGTAGAAACAAGAGAAGAATCTGTTGTGGGAACCTGTTATACCAATAAAGCTTATGCTCCTTACGTAGAATTCGGTACTGGCCCTGTTGGACAGGACAACCACATAGGAATCTCACCGGATGTTGCGGTTACATACAGTCAAAAAGGATGGATGATCCCTGGTAATGCGATGGATCGTGATTACGCAGAGTCAAAAGGTCTTGGCGTTGTGGAAGGAAAAGATGGGGAAGTAATCGGCTATCTTACCAATGGGTCACCAGCCCGTCCGTTCATGTATCCCGCGCTGAAAAACAACGAAGATGAAATCGTCAATATCATAGCCGATGCAGTAAGGAGGCAGTTATGA
- a CDS encoding phage tail protein produces the protein MLANGATLGFKKKGGESYTDLPGLKEIPDVGVEPEKADNTCLTDPHKKNEAGIGELPDMVYKFKYDNTAASSPYRVMRKAQEDGELLSFQEKLMDGTTTEYDAQVGVKRTGGGVNGVIDFELTMFVQSDIVITDPA, from the coding sequence ATGTTAGCAAATGGTGCAACGTTAGGATTTAAGAAAAAGGGTGGAGAATCCTATACGGACCTTCCCGGGTTGAAAGAGATTCCGGATGTCGGTGTAGAACCCGAAAAAGCGGACAATACCTGTTTGACAGATCCACATAAAAAAAACGAGGCTGGAATCGGGGAACTCCCGGATATGGTCTACAAGTTCAAGTATGATAATACAGCAGCGAGTTCTCCTTATCGAGTAATGAGGAAAGCACAGGAGGATGGGGAGCTGCTGTCCTTCCAGGAGAAGCTTATGGACGGAACCACGACGGAATATGACGCACAGGTCGGCGTGAAGCGTACTGGTGGAGGTGTCAATGGTGTGATTGATTTTGAACTGACCATGTTCGTACAGAGCGATATTGTAATCACGGATCCAGCGTAA
- a CDS encoding DUF6096 family protein codes for MGTFDGLNGLDEEIGAEEETKVVTIPEQKKRRPFHYWTVGGKEHRLKLTAAMISKLEGKYRTNVLNLISDDGLPPLSVMLTIIQAAITPWEHGISYADVQRIYDAWCDEGGNQIDLLSDVIMPTLTVSGFFTESQERSIAESLKNTEELL; via the coding sequence ATGGGAACATTTGATGGATTGAACGGATTGGATGAAGAAATCGGGGCAGAAGAGGAGACGAAAGTCGTTACGATTCCCGAACAGAAAAAACGCAGGCCGTTCCACTATTGGACGGTGGGCGGCAAAGAACACAGACTGAAGCTTACAGCAGCTATGATCTCGAAACTGGAAGGTAAGTACCGTACAAATGTCCTGAACCTGATTTCAGATGACGGATTACCACCCCTGTCGGTTATGCTGACCATTATTCAGGCAGCAATCACTCCGTGGGAACATGGCATTTCTTACGCGGATGTACAGCGGATCTATGATGCCTGGTGTGACGAGGGCGGTAATCAGATCGACCTGTTGTCGGATGTGATCATGCCGACGCTTACGGTGTCCGGTTTTTTTACCGAGAGCCAGGAACGGTCGATCGCGGAGAGCCTGAAGAATACGGAAGAGCTTCTGTAG
- a CDS encoding DUF6711 family protein: MANVNILEVDGQKLPKEPSSMEWGLMDISGSDAGRTDDTVMHKNRIGQKRTIPLSWINLDPDTIHELLVMFNPEYVNVKYYDPLDGHTSTRTFYTGDKKAPLKMWTVGRKRYSQLSFDLIER; encoded by the coding sequence GTGGCAAACGTAAATATACTGGAAGTGGATGGACAGAAGCTGCCGAAAGAACCTTCCTCTATGGAGTGGGGACTTATGGATATTTCGGGATCGGATGCCGGCAGAACGGATGATACCGTCATGCATAAGAATCGTATCGGGCAGAAACGAACAATCCCATTATCCTGGATCAATCTGGATCCTGATACGATTCATGAGCTTTTGGTGATGTTTAATCCTGAATATGTAAATGTGAAATATTATGATCCACTGGATGGACATACATCAACCCGGACGTTTTATACCGGGGATAAGAAAGCACCGTTAAAAATGTGGACAGTTGGGAGAAAGCGATATTCCCAACTGTCTTTTGACTTAATCGAGAGGTAA